One Nicotiana sylvestris chromosome 12, ASM39365v2, whole genome shotgun sequence genomic window carries:
- the LOC104249931 gene encoding zinc finger CCCH domain-containing protein 30-like, producing the protein MTMNNLTVETVDTFASLLELAANNDIEAFTRWIERDLSSIHEVGQWYGRQKGSKQMVLEHRTALMIAATYGSIDVLKLILSVPDVDVNRSCGHDKSTALHCAASGGSLNAAEAVKLLLGAGADPKSKDVNGRCPIDVIVVSPNFLSVKSSLENLLKTDGIRDCELRVPIATSNSNSPPHSPSRGNRSPSSASDSNSSPKSAKSNDTPVYSIPEKKEYPIDPSLPDIKNNIYSTDEFRMFSFKIRPCSRAYSHDWTECPFVHPGENARRRDPRKYHYSCVPCPEFRKGACQRGDMCEYAHGVFECWLHPAQYRTRLCKDGTDCNRRVCFFAHTQEELRPLYVSTGSAVPSPRGSTAANAMDFAAAMGLIPGSPSSVSVMSPSPFSPPMSPSANGISSMGWPQQNVPALHLPGSFLHSSRLRSSLNARDIPAADLNAYPDFDVQRQLLNEFSCLSQRNMSSNSFNCSPRQMSHARANLEDLFSAESSSPRYSDQALAQAGFSPTHKSAVCSQLQQQQSLLSPINTNFSPRNVDNPLLQASFGVPSSGRMSPRAMEPISPRSPRVSILAQHDKQHQFRSFSSRDLGSNVSAIVGSPADTWGTAMGKPDWAVNTGEFGRLRRSSSFELANNGEDPDISWVQSLVKESPPEMMKDKCVPHVSGPTGAVADLGEGPTSSSQIDQSDQLSAWMEQMKLDQ; encoded by the coding sequence ATGACCATGAATAATCTGACTGTTGAAACTGTAGATACATTTGCTAGCTTGCTTGAACTTGCTGCCAATAATGACATTGAGGCTTTCACGAGATGGATTGAGCGTGACTTATCCAGTATTCATGAGGTTGGACAGTGGTATGGGCGCCAAAAGGGTTCGAAGCAAATGGTTCTTGAGCATAGAACTGCATTGATGATTGCTGCTACGTATGGTAGTATTGATGTTCTAAAGCTGATTCTGTCTGTGCCTGATGTTGATGTTAATCGTTCTTGTGGACATGATAAGAGCACTGCCCTTCACTGTGCCGCGTCTGGTGGATCTCTGAATGCTGCAGAAGCCGTCAAACTTCTCTTGGGAGCCGGTGCTGACCCAAAGTCTAAAGATGTCAATGGCCGTTGCCCTATTGATGTAATAGTTGTATCTCCTAACTTTCTTTCGGTTAAATCAAGCCTAGAAAACCTTCTGAAGACTGATGGTATCAGGGACTGCGAGCTTAGGGTGCCAATAGCCACTTCAAACTCAAATTCCCCTCCGCATTCGCCTTCTCGTGGAAATAGATCACCATCTTCTGCTTCAGACTCAAATTCTTCCCCAAAGAGTGCAAAGTCCAATGACACCCCTGTGTATTCTATaccagaaaagaaagaatacccTATTGACCCCTCCTTGCCTGACATAAAAAACAACATCTACTCTACAGATGAATTCAGGATGTTCTCATTTAAGATCAGACCTTGTTCTCGTGCTTACTCGCATGATTGGACTGAATGTCCATTTGTCCATCCAGGCGAAAATGCTCGAAGAAGGGATCCTAGAAAGTACCACTACAGCTGTGTACCTTGCCCTGAGTTTCGCAAGGGAGCTTGCCAACGTGGGGACATGTGTGAATACGCTCATGGAGTTTTTGAGTGTTGGCTGCACCCTGCTCAATATCGAACTCGCCTTTGCAAAGACGGTACAGATTGTAACAGAAGAGTTTGCTTCTTTGCTCACACGCAAGAGGAACTACGACCGCTTTATGTCTCTACTGGTTCTGCTGTTCCCTCACCTCGAGGGAGTACTGCTGCCAATGCTATGGATTTTGCTGCAGCCATGGGCCTCATACCTGGTTCTCCTTCCTCGGTCTCTGTCATGTCACCATCACCTTTCTCACCTCCAATGTCTCCCTCTGCTAATGGCATTTCAAGCATGGGTTGGCCCCAGCAAAATGTCCCTGCCTTGCACCTTCCTGGAAGCTTTCTCCATTCCAGTCGCTTGCGGTCATCGCTCAATGCTAGAGATATACCTGCTGCAGACCTGAATGCTTATCCAGATTTTGATGTGCAACGGCAGCTCCTAAATGAGTTTTCTTGCCTATCCCAGCGCAACATGAGTTCTAATTCTTTTAACTGTTCACCTCGTCAGATGAGCCATGCCCGAGCAAATCTTGAGGACTTATTTTCTGCAGAGAGCTCATCTCCTAGATACTCTGATCAAGCATTAGCTCAAGCTGGTTTTTCCCCTACTCACAAGTCAGCAGTTTGCAGTCAATTGCAGCAGCAGCAGAGCCTGTTATCTCCGATTAATACGAATTTCTCACCAAGAAATGTTGATAATCCTCTATTGCAGGCCTCATTTGGAGTTCCCTCATCGGGGAGAATGTCTCCCCGAGCAATGGAGCCAATCTCACCAAGAAGTCCCCGTGTCTCAATACTTGCTCAACATGACAAGCAGCACCAATTTAGAAGTTTCAGCTCTCGTGATCTTGGCTCCAATGTTTCTGCTATTGTTGGGTCGCCGGCAGATACATGGGGTACAGCTATGGGAAAGCCAGACTGGGCTGTCAATACTGGAGAGTTCGGTAGGCTAAGGCGATCATCATCATTTGAGCTTGCTAACAATGGAGAAGACCCGGATATTTCATGGGTTCAATCTCTTGTCAAGGAATCACCACCAGAGATGATGAAGGATAAATGTGTTCCTCATGTCTCTGGACCGACAGGTGCTGTTGCAGATCTTGGTGAAGGCCCTACGTCAAGCTCCCAGATCGATCAATCTGATCAACTGAGTGCATGGATGGAGCAAATGAAGCTTGATCAGTGA